One window of Candidatus Nitrospira kreftii genomic DNA carries:
- a CDS encoding Arylformamidase: protein MRRDNQPTGLNDRTGRVEWIDISVPILTAMVHYPGTPTVTIQRINQIKSGDPANESRISMGAHTGTHMDAPIHFLPEADGIDQMPLSATIGQTTVIQIHDRRHITRHEVMRHSISKGDRVLFKTYNSPRCWQSARFLSDYVYLTIEAALWLVDRGVQTVGIDYLSVGGFKRNGPEVHRILLRHGVWIIEGLDLTHVEPGTYEMVCLPLRIVGAGGAPARAVLRP, encoded by the coding sequence ATGAGACGAGACAATCAACCGACCGGCTTGAACGATCGAACCGGGCGCGTGGAATGGATCGATATCTCTGTCCCTATTCTGACCGCCATGGTGCACTATCCCGGCACACCTACGGTCACCATTCAACGTATCAACCAGATAAAATCGGGGGATCCGGCGAACGAATCGCGAATCAGCATGGGAGCCCATACCGGGACTCACATGGATGCTCCGATTCATTTTCTTCCTGAAGCGGATGGCATCGATCAGATGCCCCTGTCTGCCACGATCGGGCAAACAACGGTCATTCAAATCCATGATCGGCGCCACATCACCCGACACGAAGTGATGAGACATTCCATCTCGAAGGGAGACCGTGTCCTCTTTAAAACATATAACTCACCTCGATGCTGGCAGAGCGCACGGTTCCTGTCGGATTATGTGTATCTCACAATCGAGGCAGCTTTGTGGCTCGTTGACCGAGGTGTGCAGACGGTCGGGATAGACTATCTGTCTGTGGGGGGCTTTAAGCGGAACGGACCCGAGGTGCATCGTATTCTGTTACGCCATGGAGTCTGGATCATTGAAGGACTCGACCTCACACATGTTGAGCCGGGGACCTACGAGATGGTTTGTCTTCCACTTCGAATTGTGGGAGCCGGTGGAGCTCCGGCCCGCGCCGTCCTACGACCCTAG
- a CDS encoding putative Heavy metal efflux system, outer membrane lipoprotein, whose product MTIVGRTCLRLSTIVALMLLLVIWNEEQSRAQNIERSYSLPDVIGLAIDHNPRPAGAIGAIDIQQGLVIQAGAYPNPSIAGRGGRGSLRDAGVLGPGVFSEAPPNTAAEYNAQVSQPFEWPPKREARKNAAQAGLEGAIVGYDETLLHLRADVKLAFWTLLSAQRSLQLAKENLAIIEDIRQTVDRRVELGEAPRFEAIKAEVEVLKAEQRVTREENNVEVSRVVLDSLTAGSLGPRYSIEGEFERIPAALERTKLVEDALQQHPTLRRLRKVIEESGRTVDFERQARVPNLTVQGGYWREIGREAVQGGLSLPFPIWYQRQGEIASALGTLRREEANLLRVRYDFIRQVNQHFRDATTAGRLVVVFEQGLLRKTQVALHMAQFSFKRGESSLLQVLDAQRVHREIMLDYWQARHDLSIATTQLERFVGQSLYVR is encoded by the coding sequence ATGACGATTGTAGGACGGACTTGTCTAAGGCTGAGCACCATCGTGGCGCTCATGCTGCTGCTCGTCATTTGGAATGAGGAGCAATCACGGGCACAGAATATTGAGCGATCGTACTCCTTACCGGACGTCATCGGGTTGGCGATTGATCACAACCCACGACCGGCTGGTGCCATCGGCGCGATCGACATCCAGCAAGGATTGGTCATCCAGGCCGGCGCCTATCCTAACCCCAGTATCGCGGGGCGCGGCGGTCGCGGTTCCCTTCGGGATGCGGGCGTCTTAGGCCCTGGAGTCTTCTCGGAGGCGCCACCCAATACAGCGGCCGAATATAATGCCCAAGTCTCTCAACCTTTCGAATGGCCGCCGAAACGAGAGGCGCGGAAGAATGCCGCACAAGCCGGCCTGGAAGGAGCCATTGTCGGGTACGATGAAACCCTGCTCCATCTTCGGGCCGATGTGAAGCTCGCATTTTGGACGCTCTTGTCTGCGCAGCGAAGCCTTCAGCTTGCAAAAGAGAATCTAGCCATCATTGAAGATATCCGTCAGACCGTTGATCGGCGAGTGGAGCTGGGAGAAGCCCCGCGATTCGAAGCAATCAAGGCGGAGGTGGAAGTTCTCAAAGCCGAACAGCGGGTCACTCGAGAAGAAAACAACGTCGAAGTCAGCCGCGTCGTACTCGATAGCTTGACGGCCGGATCGCTCGGCCCTCGCTATAGCATAGAGGGTGAGTTTGAACGAATCCCAGCGGCTCTCGAACGGACAAAGTTGGTTGAAGACGCGCTCCAACAACATCCCACACTTCGTCGTCTTCGAAAAGTGATCGAAGAGTCCGGCAGGACGGTGGACTTTGAGCGTCAGGCACGTGTCCCCAACCTGACCGTACAAGGAGGCTATTGGCGTGAAATCGGACGTGAAGCGGTGCAAGGAGGCCTCAGTTTGCCCTTCCCCATCTGGTACCAACGGCAGGGGGAGATTGCCTCAGCCTTGGGGACATTGCGGCGCGAGGAAGCCAATCTTCTGCGTGTCCGTTATGACTTCATTCGGCAGGTGAATCAACATTTCAGAGATGCCACGACGGCAGGTCGGCTTGTCGTGGTGTTTGAACAAGGGTTGCTGCGCAAAACGCAGGTCGCGCTGCACATGGCGCAATTTAGTTTTAAGCGCGGCGAAAGCAGTTTGCTTCAGGTGTTGGACGCCCAACGAGTGCATCGTGAAATCATGCTGGATTACTGGCAGGCCCGCCATGACCTTTCCATTGCGACAACACAGTTGGAACGGTTCGTCGGCCAAAGTCTCTATGTCCGATAG
- a CDS encoding Na(+)/H(+) antiporter NhaA, whose translation MATSPAIEPRPAHDHSTEGGTGGKLVNAQGDVLGGALLVGATLLGLTWANSPWGQSYEMLWHIPLSISFGDLVLERSLLHWINDGLMAMFFFVAGLEIKREFLVGELSSFREASLPVLCAVGGMLIPALCYIATVTMMGGTERAADGWGIPMATDIAFALGLFAIVARGAPPGLRILLLSLAIVDDLGAVLVIAFFYTSDLSIMSLYVGGGFLVALTAANIAGFRHSLIYGVLGIGGLWVAFLISGVHPTVAGVLAAFAIPARPHLDRQEFVRRGARLLATFHKAGQVEDSPLANPTQADAARKLEHVSDLAQTPLQRLEHALRPWTMLVIMPLFALSNAGVPIELDTLKALSSAVPLSILAGLIIGKPFGIATAAWLAVRSGLSPLPKGVSFNHIHAIAWLGGIGFTMSLFIASLAFGSSEHLANAKVAVLLSSTCCAFLGSLLLRRASAASTT comes from the coding sequence ATGGCAACATCCCCTGCAATCGAACCGCGTCCAGCTCATGACCATTCCACCGAGGGAGGGACCGGCGGGAAGCTTGTCAACGCCCAGGGCGATGTTTTGGGTGGAGCCCTCTTAGTTGGTGCCACGCTGCTCGGTCTGACGTGGGCGAATTCTCCCTGGGGCCAGAGCTATGAGATGCTCTGGCATATCCCCCTTTCGATTTCATTCGGGGATCTTGTCCTTGAGCGGTCGTTGCTGCATTGGATCAACGATGGGCTCATGGCCATGTTCTTCTTTGTGGCGGGACTCGAGATCAAACGCGAATTTCTGGTCGGAGAATTGTCGTCGTTTCGAGAAGCTTCTCTCCCCGTGCTGTGCGCCGTTGGAGGAATGCTCATTCCGGCTCTGTGCTATATCGCCACCGTCACCATGATGGGGGGAACCGAACGGGCAGCCGACGGCTGGGGGATCCCTATGGCGACCGATATCGCCTTTGCGCTCGGTCTCTTCGCCATTGTTGCTCGTGGCGCGCCTCCCGGCTTGAGAATCCTTTTGCTCAGCCTCGCGATCGTCGATGATCTCGGCGCCGTGCTCGTCATTGCGTTTTTCTATACGTCGGACTTATCCATCATGAGTCTGTATGTTGGGGGAGGATTTCTCGTGGCCTTAACGGCAGCGAACATTGCCGGATTTCGTCATTCTCTTATATACGGCGTCTTAGGAATCGGTGGCCTCTGGGTTGCGTTTCTCATATCTGGGGTACACCCCACGGTTGCCGGAGTGCTGGCGGCATTCGCCATTCCAGCACGGCCTCATCTTGACCGACAAGAGTTCGTCAGGCGAGGCGCCCGTCTCCTCGCGACGTTTCATAAGGCCGGACAGGTCGAGGATTCCCCTTTAGCTAACCCTACCCAAGCTGATGCAGCCAGAAAGTTGGAACACGTGAGCGATCTTGCTCAAACACCATTACAACGCTTGGAGCATGCCTTACGGCCGTGGACCATGCTCGTTATCATGCCGCTGTTCGCGCTTTCGAACGCTGGCGTCCCAATCGAGCTAGACACTTTGAAGGCGTTGTCGAGCGCGGTGCCACTCAGCATTCTGGCCGGCCTCATCATCGGGAAACCATTCGGTATTGCCACTGCCGCATGGCTCGCCGTACGCAGTGGTCTTTCACCTCTCCCGAAAGGCGTATCGTTCAACCATATTCACGCGATTGCCTGGCTGGGGGGAATAGGGTTTACCATGTCGTTGTTCATCGCCAGCCTGGCGTTCGGCAGCTCTGAACATCTCGCGAATGCCAAAGTCGCAGTCCTCTTGAGTTCCACCTGTTGCGCTTTTCTGGGGAGTCTGCTTTTGCGTCGTGCCTCGGCAGCTTCGACAACATAA
- a CDS encoding hypothetical protein (conserved protein of unknown function) → MTQRLCDASRTLRYLIILFIVATLACGCEAGSKDSAAETSQKAREGETPKTVRLDDKAMADNGIIVEPVRRQLFRTHRDFPGTIELNQRKTANLTTLVRGRATSVEVDLGQEVEPGMVLATLDSREFADAQSAYLKAKAILYVVTRAYERAQALLKEEILSVAEGQRREGQMVQAQAETREAYQRLRLMGMSDADIKDLAQSKSIRSRVHIMAPFHGFVIARNIVAGEVVETTETLFVIADLSHVWVIADVPEHDIPFLPSTNTPRAESVEVRLPSYPDVVFRGPITYVGNVVDPRTRTLRVRLELPNPDFKLKAEMYAMIRVYSVPEEGVLVVPQAAVQSRREKQFVFIQSARATFEVRWIETGESNGEMTTILKGLQEGDYIVTKNAFTLKSELFGDQV, encoded by the coding sequence ATGACTCAGCGACTGTGTGATGCAAGCAGAACATTGCGGTATCTTATCATCCTTTTCATTGTTGCGACCCTTGCCTGCGGGTGTGAGGCCGGGTCGAAAGATAGTGCTGCCGAGACATCCCAGAAAGCGAGGGAAGGAGAGACACCCAAAACAGTCCGCCTCGACGACAAAGCGATGGCGGACAACGGCATCATAGTTGAACCGGTGAGACGGCAACTCTTTCGCACCCATCGTGATTTTCCAGGGACCATCGAACTGAATCAACGGAAAACGGCGAACCTCACGACTCTTGTGCGTGGGCGAGCAACCAGCGTGGAAGTCGACCTGGGTCAAGAGGTTGAACCAGGCATGGTGCTGGCGACGCTGGATAGTCGGGAATTCGCAGATGCCCAATCAGCCTATCTCAAGGCGAAGGCGATATTGTATGTCGTCACCCGCGCGTATGAGCGTGCGCAGGCCTTGTTGAAAGAAGAGATACTTTCAGTTGCCGAGGGACAACGACGCGAAGGCCAAATGGTGCAGGCGCAGGCCGAGACTCGGGAAGCCTATCAGCGTCTGCGCCTGATGGGCATGAGTGATGCAGACATCAAAGATCTTGCGCAAAGTAAATCTATTCGTTCTCGTGTGCACATCATGGCGCCGTTCCACGGCTTTGTGATTGCGCGCAATATTGTGGCTGGGGAGGTCGTGGAAACTACCGAAACCTTGTTCGTGATCGCCGATCTTTCACACGTCTGGGTGATCGCCGATGTGCCGGAACATGATATCCCGTTTCTGCCGTCCACCAATACTCCGCGCGCTGAGTCAGTCGAAGTACGTCTCCCCAGCTACCCTGACGTGGTGTTTCGCGGGCCGATTACCTATGTGGGGAACGTCGTCGATCCACGGACTCGGACGCTTCGTGTGCGGCTGGAATTGCCCAATCCAGACTTCAAGCTCAAAGCTGAGATGTACGCCATGATCCGCGTGTATTCAGTACCAGAGGAAGGTGTGCTGGTGGTGCCGCAAGCAGCCGTGCAAAGCCGTCGAGAGAAACAGTTCGTGTTTATTCAGAGCGCGCGCGCGACGTTCGAAGTCCGGTGGATCGAAACGGGTGAGTCCAACGGCGAGATGACGACCATATTGAAGGGGTTGCAGGAGGGGGACTACATCGTGACGAAAAACGCCTTTACCCTTAAATCGGAGCTCTTCGGAGATCAGGTATGA
- a CDS encoding hypothetical protein (conserved protein of unknown function): MTLLKWAAVFFIVSVVAGLLGFTGLAAGAAALAQVSFYLFLGIFLILLTAGLIVANKVID; the protein is encoded by the coding sequence ATGACTTTACTGAAATGGGCCGCAGTGTTTTTCATCGTGTCCGTCGTAGCCGGATTGTTAGGGTTCACCGGCCTCGCTGCAGGAGCGGCGGCGCTTGCCCAGGTGTCCTTTTATCTGTTCCTAGGCATTTTCCTAATTTTGTTGACGGCCGGGTTGATTGTGGCGAATAAAGTGATCGACTAG
- a CDS encoding Cation efflux system protein CzcA, with protein MDALIAFVLRQRIIIVTAACLLIAGGIYSYQTIAIDAFPDATPIYVQVVTKSSGLSPEEVERFITFPLELQLAGSPGLREIRSRSKVGLSLMTVVFDDAIDIYLARQVVNTQIQSAQRMLPPGSFSEIVPNSTAIGEVYQYFLQGPHDDDADHSVTVEELRDRRTLQDWVLRPLLLKVPDVVDVKSHGGFVKQYQVMLNPDLLRKYHLAVRDVFHTIEQNNANAGGNILEKHGEKSVIRGLGLIQSLRDIENIVLREFDGTPVYVRDVAEVRFGEAVRHGAVVYNGKREVVSGIVMLLRGGNARDAVEGIKRVVDEIHRKGVLPGNLTIKPFYDRAELISKALNTVYLALLEGIGLVVLVLFLFLGNVRSALIVTATLITAPFATLLIMKQVGITANLMSLGGLAIAIGMMVDGSIVMVENIFRMLSGQARDSDLNQLVKEAAAEVARPVIFGTTIIIVVFLPLLSLQGVEGKMFSPLAYTIMIALMCSLTLSLFLSPVLASLTMRKGSGEDTFAVRWIKKGYKPVLTWSIAHRVVVLIVSLVLLAGSLAVFPFLGGEFIPNMNELAITPQTIRHPSISLEESIEIEKQMQRAALEVPETKFIVSKIGRSETGNEPQEPNASDPVLALKPIEEWTTGDTKAEIDDAVRQRINQVTGASYLLSQPIQQRMDEVLSGVRTDTVVKVLGEDLQILRSAAETIRSILASTKGVKDIRVEQLFGQSYVTVTVDRERIARHGINVSDIHDIIRMAIGAEPVTTVYEGNRRFDLILRFPKPFRDSVGHIKQLLLKTMTGALVPLGDIALVEAREGPAMVSREGLKRRIYVGFNTMGRDIESVVKEAKHKMDKQLNVPPDYEIMWGGSFKNMERAMARLKIVVPITVALIFFLLFSSFNSVRYALLIILNLPFALIGGIVALWISGEYLSVPASVGFINLFGVAVLNGIVLVSYILKLREDGEEGQDAIVNACLMRLRPVLMTALTGLLGLIPLALAHGVGSEVTRPLAIVVIGGLVTSTFLTLLVLPSIFPWFEPKQQKNTA; from the coding sequence ATGGATGCTCTGATCGCCTTCGTACTTCGTCAACGCATCATCATCGTGACGGCCGCCTGTTTACTGATTGCCGGTGGAATCTATTCGTACCAGACCATTGCGATCGACGCTTTTCCTGATGCCACACCCATCTATGTGCAGGTGGTCACAAAATCGTCCGGCCTGTCTCCGGAAGAAGTCGAGCGTTTCATTACCTTTCCTTTGGAGCTGCAACTGGCCGGTTCTCCGGGTCTGCGGGAAATTCGGTCACGCTCCAAGGTCGGACTCTCCCTCATGACGGTCGTTTTCGACGATGCCATTGACATCTATCTGGCCCGACAAGTCGTCAATACGCAGATTCAGAGCGCGCAACGCATGCTTCCGCCAGGGTCCTTCTCCGAGATCGTGCCGAACAGTACCGCCATCGGAGAGGTATACCAGTACTTTCTCCAAGGACCACACGATGATGATGCCGATCATTCCGTAACCGTCGAAGAACTCAGAGACCGCCGTACATTGCAAGATTGGGTGCTCCGACCCCTGCTGTTGAAGGTACCGGACGTTGTGGATGTCAAGTCACATGGTGGCTTTGTCAAGCAATACCAAGTGATGCTCAACCCTGACCTGCTTCGGAAATACCATCTTGCGGTTCGTGACGTCTTCCATACCATCGAACAGAACAATGCCAATGCGGGCGGGAACATCCTTGAGAAACATGGTGAAAAGTCCGTCATTCGAGGACTCGGGCTGATCCAATCGCTCCGCGACATTGAAAACATCGTGCTGCGGGAGTTTGATGGTACCCCAGTCTATGTCCGAGATGTCGCAGAGGTGCGATTTGGAGAGGCCGTTCGCCATGGTGCCGTGGTGTACAACGGGAAGCGGGAAGTCGTCAGCGGTATCGTCATGTTGCTGCGGGGCGGCAACGCACGCGATGCCGTCGAAGGCATCAAGCGCGTTGTGGACGAAATCCATCGTAAAGGAGTGCTGCCTGGCAATCTCACGATCAAACCATTCTATGATAGGGCCGAGCTCATTTCCAAAGCGCTCAACACCGTCTACCTCGCATTACTGGAAGGTATCGGTCTCGTCGTCCTGGTTCTGTTTCTGTTTTTGGGTAACGTGCGCAGCGCCCTGATCGTGACGGCGACGCTGATCACCGCTCCGTTCGCTACACTTCTCATCATGAAACAGGTCGGGATCACCGCTAACCTCATGTCGCTAGGCGGATTAGCCATCGCCATCGGCATGATGGTGGATGGGTCGATCGTGATGGTGGAGAACATTTTTCGCATGCTGTCGGGACAGGCACGCGACTCCGACCTGAATCAGCTCGTCAAAGAGGCGGCCGCAGAAGTCGCTCGACCGGTGATCTTTGGGACCACAATCATCATCGTGGTATTTTTACCGCTGTTATCACTCCAGGGAGTGGAAGGAAAAATGTTCAGTCCGCTGGCCTATACCATCATGATCGCCTTGATGTGTTCACTGACTCTTTCGCTTTTCCTATCCCCGGTACTGGCCTCTCTTACGATGCGCAAAGGATCCGGGGAGGATACGTTTGCCGTCCGGTGGATTAAGAAAGGATACAAACCGGTATTGACCTGGTCGATCGCGCATCGCGTCGTGGTGTTGATTGTGTCCCTGGTGCTCTTGGCCGGAAGCCTGGCGGTCTTTCCATTCTTGGGAGGCGAATTCATCCCGAACATGAATGAGCTCGCCATCACTCCCCAGACCATCCGTCATCCCAGCATTTCGTTGGAGGAATCGATCGAAATTGAAAAACAGATGCAGCGGGCAGCGCTTGAAGTGCCCGAAACCAAGTTTATCGTCTCGAAAATCGGGCGTTCCGAGACCGGCAACGAACCTCAAGAGCCGAATGCCAGTGATCCTGTCCTCGCACTCAAGCCGATTGAGGAGTGGACGACGGGCGATACGAAGGCTGAAATCGACGATGCTGTCAGGCAACGCATCAACCAAGTGACCGGCGCATCCTATCTGCTCAGCCAACCGATTCAACAACGAATGGATGAGGTACTCAGCGGAGTGCGGACTGATACGGTGGTCAAGGTCCTGGGTGAGGATCTTCAAATTCTCCGGTCAGCCGCCGAAACGATTCGGAGTATTCTGGCCTCGACGAAGGGGGTAAAGGATATCCGCGTCGAACAGTTGTTCGGACAATCCTATGTGACCGTCACGGTGGATCGTGAACGGATTGCACGACATGGCATCAACGTATCGGATATCCACGATATCATCAGAATGGCCATCGGTGCCGAACCCGTGACGACCGTGTACGAGGGAAACCGACGGTTCGACCTCATCCTGCGATTTCCAAAGCCGTTCCGCGATAGCGTCGGTCACATCAAACAATTGCTATTGAAGACCATGACCGGCGCACTGGTTCCTTTAGGGGACATCGCCTTGGTTGAGGCTCGGGAAGGCCCGGCGATGGTCAGCCGCGAAGGCCTGAAGCGACGCATCTATGTCGGTTTCAACACCATGGGAAGAGATATTGAAAGCGTCGTGAAAGAAGCGAAACACAAGATGGACAAGCAACTGAACGTCCCGCCGGACTATGAGATTATGTGGGGTGGGTCGTTTAAGAACATGGAACGGGCCATGGCGCGGTTGAAAATTGTGGTTCCGATCACGGTGGCGTTGATCTTTTTTCTCCTTTTCTCCTCGTTTAACTCTGTACGCTATGCGTTATTGATCATTCTGAATCTTCCCTTTGCGCTTATCGGCGGTATCGTTGCCTTGTGGATCTCCGGAGAATATCTCAGCGTGCCCGCGTCGGTCGGATTCATCAACCTGTTCGGCGTCGCGGTGCTCAATGGGATCGTGCTGGTCTCGTACATTCTCAAACTTCGAGAGGACGGGGAAGAAGGACAGGACGCTATCGTCAACGCCTGTCTGATGAGATTGAGGCCGGTCCTCATGACGGCGCTCACTGGACTATTGGGGCTCATTCCCCTCGCGCTGGCCCATGGCGTCGGGTCGGAGGTAACGCGGCCGTTGGCCATCGTCGTCATCGGCGGCTTGGTCACCTCGACTTTCCTTACGCTGCTGGTACTGCCCAGCATATTTCCTTGGTTCGAACCCAAACAACAGAAGAACACGGCATGA
- a CDS encoding putative Outer membrane lipoprotein, Slp family: MNVLIMTMMSVAFLFVNGCNRADVIPDRLEGKVDRDLRYSDIKNNPQAQKGKLMLAGGKVLSAKRVEDGTRIEVLQIPLSGDLMPTGRETESKGRFVVIDRGDQVSDPAIFEDDNKRITVVGEVAGSTTITIDEAQQQVPQLALKHVTVWDWDRVKGGYAPYYGYGYPYGWGYRGYYGYPYYW, encoded by the coding sequence ATGAATGTGTTGATTATGACGATGATGTCGGTGGCATTTTTGTTCGTCAATGGATGCAATCGGGCGGATGTGATCCCTGATAGGCTCGAAGGGAAAGTCGATCGTGATCTGCGATATTCCGATATCAAAAATAATCCGCAGGCACAGAAAGGAAAACTGATGCTGGCGGGTGGCAAAGTGCTGTCGGCGAAACGTGTCGAAGACGGTACACGGATCGAAGTGCTGCAGATCCCGTTGTCCGGAGATCTGATGCCTACGGGTCGTGAAACTGAGTCGAAGGGACGATTCGTGGTCATCGACCGGGGCGACCAGGTGTCTGACCCGGCCATATTCGAGGATGACAACAAACGCATCACGGTTGTGGGAGAAGTGGCGGGATCCACAACCATTACCATCGATGAGGCGCAACAACAGGTTCCTCAACTGGCCCTCAAGCATGTCACGGTCTGGGATTGGGACCGGGTGAAAGGTGGATATGCTCCGTATTATGGCTACGGCTATCCCTATGGCTGGGGGTATCGTGGCTACTATGGCTATCCCTATTATTGGTAG
- a CDS encoding Sulfate transporter, producing MKYLNDLKAGIIVFIVAVPLCLGIALASDAPLLSGLLTGIVGGLLVGFISGSHISVSGPGASLTAVVAAEIHALGSFSAFLLAVLLAGMIQIGLGVAQAGSLAAFFPISLIKGLMAAIGLILILKQIPHLFGHDLNPEGNLAFRQLDGQNTFSELFGLTGGIEPGASVIGLVSLALLVVWSRWLPLKNSFIPAPMAVVLLGIGAQFWFEHLGEPWLLEPSHLVQVPVTENVGELFDLLRTPDFSQWANPEIYTAAVTIAMVASLSSLLNLKAADRIDPQQRTSPPSRELVAQGVGNVTCGLIGGIPVISEIVRSSVNTNSGGKTKLATIAHGTLLLISVPLIPIWLNMIPLACLAAILIYTGAKLASPSLVKQMWREGYNQFFPFATTVVAIVFTDPLIGSLIGLTVCIGFILHSNLRRPMHYYTEKHPGNDVVHIELPNQVSFLNRAALSDALAEIPRNGHVLLDAQSTDYIDPDVFGLIREYKERTGPARGIKVSLLGFQDKYDLRDKLQYVDYSTPELQATLTPQQVLTILREGHERFCTGRRLTRDWGRQIRATGKGQHPLAVVISCIDSRTPAELILDLGLGDIFSIRVAGNVATADVLAGAEYGCAVAQAKLILVLGHTRCGAVTTAVQLNGSSQSIAEATGCENLDHIIHAIQQTAIPASEATVEARPAAETDQLVDTVARQNVLHVTTALREKSRTLAGLVREGRVAVVGAIYNVGTGQIEFFEEGSPTPENHLPEQ from the coding sequence ATGAAATATTTGAATGATCTTAAGGCCGGCATCATCGTGTTCATTGTGGCGGTCCCCTTGTGCCTTGGGATTGCGCTTGCGTCCGATGCCCCATTGCTGTCGGGATTGCTGACGGGCATCGTCGGCGGCCTTCTGGTGGGGTTCATCAGCGGGTCGCACATCAGTGTCAGCGGTCCGGGTGCTTCGTTGACAGCCGTTGTGGCGGCTGAGATTCATGCCCTCGGATCGTTCTCTGCGTTCCTATTGGCCGTACTGCTTGCCGGGATGATCCAAATCGGTTTGGGTGTGGCCCAGGCCGGATCCCTCGCCGCCTTCTTTCCGATCAGTCTGATCAAGGGGTTGATGGCTGCCATCGGGTTGATCCTGATTCTGAAGCAAATCCCCCACCTCTTCGGCCATGATCTCAATCCTGAGGGAAACCTGGCTTTCAGACAGCTCGACGGTCAGAACACGTTTTCTGAACTGTTTGGTCTCACGGGAGGCATCGAACCAGGGGCATCCGTTATCGGCCTTGTGTCGCTGGCCTTGCTTGTCGTCTGGAGTCGGTGGTTGCCGCTCAAGAATTCATTTATCCCCGCCCCCATGGCCGTGGTCCTGTTGGGCATCGGAGCTCAGTTCTGGTTTGAGCACCTTGGCGAACCCTGGCTGCTTGAGCCGAGCCACCTGGTTCAGGTGCCGGTCACGGAGAACGTGGGTGAACTGTTCGATCTTCTCCGGACACCTGATTTCTCTCAATGGGCCAATCCGGAAATCTATACTGCCGCCGTGACCATCGCGATGGTGGCATCCCTGTCATCACTACTGAACTTAAAAGCCGCAGACAGAATCGATCCCCAGCAACGCACCTCTCCACCCAGCCGAGAACTGGTGGCTCAGGGTGTCGGGAACGTGACCTGTGGGCTGATCGGTGGAATTCCGGTCATTTCAGAAATTGTCCGCAGTTCTGTAAACACTAATTCAGGCGGGAAGACAAAACTTGCCACGATCGCTCATGGCACATTGTTGCTGATCAGCGTCCCGCTGATCCCCATCTGGCTGAACATGATCCCGTTGGCGTGTCTGGCGGCCATTCTGATTTACACCGGTGCCAAACTGGCAAGCCCTTCCCTGGTCAAACAGATGTGGCGCGAAGGGTACAATCAGTTCTTTCCGTTCGCAACGACCGTCGTCGCCATCGTCTTCACCGATCCGTTGATCGGCTCTCTCATCGGCCTGACGGTGTGCATTGGGTTCATTCTCCACAGTAACCTTCGGCGCCCGATGCATTATTACACGGAAAAGCATCCCGGCAACGACGTCGTCCATATTGAGTTGCCCAACCAGGTGAGTTTTCTGAATCGCGCCGCCCTGTCCGATGCGTTGGCCGAGATTCCCCGCAACGGGCATGTGTTGCTGGACGCCCAAAGTACGGATTACATCGATCCCGATGTGTTCGGTTTGATACGTGAGTACAAAGAACGAACGGGGCCGGCGCGTGGGATCAAGGTCAGCCTCTTGGGTTTTCAAGATAAGTATGACTTACGGGACAAGCTTCAGTATGTCGATTACTCCACCCCTGAGCTCCAAGCGACACTCACTCCACAGCAAGTCCTAACAATTCTGAGAGAGGGCCATGAGAGATTTTGCACCGGACGGCGGCTCACTCGCGATTGGGGAAGACAGATCCGCGCCACCGGCAAAGGGCAACACCCCCTGGCCGTCGTCATCAGTTGCATTGATTCCCGAACGCCGGCTGAGTTGATCTTGGACCTTGGGCTGGGTGACATCTTCAGTATCCGCGTTGCCGGAAACGTAGCGACTGCGGACGTGCTGGCCGGCGCGGAGTATGGTTGTGCGGTCGCACAAGCCAAGTTGATTTTGGTGCTAGGCCATACACGGTGTGGAGCCGTGACGACGGCCGTACAACTCAACGGCTCATCTCAATCGATTGCCGAGGCGACAGGATGTGAAAATCTCGATCACATTATCCATGCCATTCAGCAAACGGCCATCCCGGCGTCTGAGGCGACGGTCGAGGCACGTCCAGCTGCCGAGACGGACCAGCTTGTCGACACGGTCGCCCGCCAGAACGTGTTGCATGTGACGACCGCACTTCGCGAGAAGAGCCGTACGCTCGCCGGCCTCGTCAGGGAGGGGCGGGTGGCGGTCGTCGGCGCAATCTATAATGTCGGTACAGGACAGATCGAGTTTTTTGAAGAAGGCAGCCCCACCCCCGAGAACCATCTGCCAGAGCAGTAG